The Leishmania major strain Friedlin complete genome, chromosome 28 genome includes a region encoding these proteins:
- a CDS encoding putative DNA repair protein yields the protein MSTQLLPFQKEGVGWMMQREMSHIGGIMADHLGMGKTVQMIGLCLVSDKVNKGLYSKQIRQRRMLAEGSRLMTVLRQLQRISVVANCSRINRPADDLSLLITTTADLLKTKQGNYKGVREEINKWLTFAGKFHPSYQKRALDFLDDVERKEFHLINSKELRTLVVVPAALMLQWKSEIESKVKTSRKITVYLYHGESKLISSTELETFDFVITTYDTLTNSAASAFIPGDDPRTFAFSRKEAGPLFHIQWKRIILDEAHMIRHARTQRWRAVQELQGLHRWAVTATPLHNSIDDLQNLLHFIGLPRLPVFPGGNAEELLADPLLQRSIAKSLQPAFLRRGPVMMRNGVKEVLVKLPPKTEVVIKQPFSVRESHIYNSILARSRSALATSENKEGVFHIFAMMTRLRQACCHSWISQGRAVQISVCGICKSEASSPVATKCGHAFCHECLLLRFRDAVDGDDIATRIECPACAHTITFSSVFKKTTPNSSQRIAQYKKNEFELSTKLRMVLRSIYDMQKNHPADKMIIFSQFTSFMDVISVALDRYNIAFLRIDGTMSLSNRNAVIRQFQTSEHIKIVLASKTATGVGLNLTAANHVVVVDPWWNPAIEEQAVHRCYRIGQKKPVYVTRFIIADTIEQYCYEICQRKKEFGDAVLRAATAGDSGAKVAASRLRELMSRLKYVGDGEQEDSATKASDDARDGDKGAQQEPSATENEGSHNREFSSLHSHDDESETTVV from the coding sequence GAACAAGGGATTGTACTCGAAGCAAATACGGCAACGGAGAATGCTAGCCGAAGGGAGTCGCTTGATGACGGTGCttcggcagctgcagagAATCAGCGTCGTCGCTAACTGCTCGCGAATCAACCGACCGGCGGACGACCTGTCATTactcatcaccaccaccgcagatCTGCTGAAAACGAAACAGGGGAACTACAAGGGAGTTCGTGAAGAGATTAACAAGTGGCTGACGTTTGCGGGCAAGTTTCATCCTTCTTATCAGAAGCGCGCATTAGATTTCCTCGATGATGTCGAAAGGAAGGAGTTTCATCTCATCAACTCAAAGGAATTGCGCACCCTTGTTGTTGTTCCGGCTGCTCTCATGCTCCAATGGAAGTCTGAGATCGAATCTAAAGTGAAGACTTCTCGCAAAATAACCGTGTACCTCTATCACGGTGAGAGCAAGCTGATCAGCAGCACGGAGCTTGAAACGTTTGACTTTGTCATCACCACCTACGATACACTCACGAACTCTGCGGCTTCAGCTTTTATTCCCGGTGACGATCCGCGCACGTTTGCTTTCAGTCGAAAAGAGGCTGGTCCGCTTTTTCACATTCAGTGGAAACGAATCATTCTCGACGAGGCCCACATGATTCGCCACGCACGGACGCAACGCTGGCGCGCCGTTCAGGAGCTGCAAGGGCTTCACCGATGGGCTGTGACGGCGACCCCGCTGCACAACTCCATCGATGACCTGCAGAACCTTCTCCACTTTATCGGTCTTCCGCGTTTGCCTGTGTTCCCAGGAGGCAATGCGGAGGAGCTTCTCGCCGATCcgttgctgcagcggagTATCGCAAAGTCTCTACAACCGGCATTTCTGCGACGTGGCCCAGTGATGATGCGAAATGGCGTGAAGGAGGTCCTCGTAAAGCTTCCGCCAAAGACGGAGGTCGTCATTAAGCAGCCGTTCAGCGTGAGGGAGTCACACATTTACAACAGCATCTTGGCACGCTCAAGAAGCGCCTTGGCGACATCAGAAAACAAAGAGGGCGTGTTTCATATCTTTGCCATGATGACGCGGCTTCGGCAGGCTTGCTGCCACAGCTGGATCAGCCAGGGCCGTGCCGTTCAGATCTCTGTTTGCGGCATTTGCAAGAGTGAAGCAAGTTCACCAGTGGCCACGAAGTGTGGCCACGCGTTCTGCCACGAGtgcttgctgctgcggttcCGTGACGCGGTCGATGGCGACGACATAGCCACGCGAATCGAGTGcccggcgtgcgcgcataCTATTACCTTCAGTTCTGTGTTCAAAAAGACCACACCAAACTCAAGCCAGCGAATCGCTCAATACAAGAAGAATGAGTTCGAGCTGAGCACGAAGCTCCGGATGGTGCTGCGCTCTATTTACGATATGCAGAAGAATCATCCCGCTGATAAAATGATCATTTTTTCCCAGTTCACCTCCTTCATGGATGTCATCAGCGTCGCGTTGGATCGTTACAACATTGCGTTTCTGCGCATCGACGGGACAATGTCGCTGTCCAACCGAAACGCTGTCATTCGTCAGTTTCAGACTAGCGAACACATTAAGATCGTGCTGGCAAGCAAGACAGCAACCGGTGTTGGCCTGAATCTCACCGCGGCGAATCACGTGGTGGTCGTCGATCCTTGGTGGAACCCTGCCATCGAAGAGCAGGCTGTGCATCGTTGCTATCGCATCGGGCAGAAGAAGCCGGTGTACGTAACGCGATTCATTATTGCGGACACTATTGAGCAATACTGCTACGAAATTTGCCAGCGGAAGAAAGAGTTTGGCGACGCAGtcctgcgcgccgccacggcgggcGACTCAGGTGCCAAAGTAGCTGCCTCGCGTCTTCGAGAACTCATGTCACGTCTGAAGTATGTCGGGGACGGCGAGCAAGAGGACTCTGCCACGAAGGCGTCTGACGACGCGCGCGACGGTGACAAAGGCGCGCAGCAAGAGCCTTCAGCCACCGAGAATGAAGGCAGCCACAACCGTGAATTCAGTAGTCTCCACAGTCACGACGATGAAAGTGAGACCACCGTTGTCTAG